From the genome of Paraburkholderia sp. ZP32-5:
ACCCCGACGCGGCGCAGCTCGCCGAGATCGCGATGGCCGCCGCCGACAGCGCGCGCAGCCTGCTGATGGAAGAGCCGCGCGTCGCGATGCTGTCGTTCTCGACGAGCGGCAGCGCTCACCACGCGAGCGTGGACAAGGTGATCGAGGCAACGCGGCGCGTGCACGAGCAGCGCCCCGCGCTATGCGTGGACGGCGACGTGCAGCTCGACGCGGCACTCGTCGCCGAGATCGCCGAGCGCAAGATCGAGCATTCGCAATGCGGCGGCCATGCGAACGTGCTCGTGTTTCCGAATCTCGATGCGGGCAATATCGGCTACAAGCTCGCGGAGCGGCTGGGCGGCGCAAAAGCGATCGGCCCGCTGATGCAAGGTCTGAACCGGCCCGCCAACGATCTGTCGCGCGGCTGCAGTCCCGAAGATATCTACTACGTGATCGCGACGACGGCGGTCCAGGCGCAGACGGCACACGAACGCGACATCGCTCATTCGAAGGAACCGCACGCGGCATGATCTTTCATCGCGATGCGCAGGCCACCGCTATGTCGCCGCTGTTGTACTAACGCGGCGCACCGATCCATTGCGCGAGACCGATCAGACGCGCCATATCGAGCGTCTCGCCCGAATCGAGCGCAACGCAATGCCGGTAGTACGGACTGAGGTCCAGCCCAACGCCTAGCCCGATCACATCGACATCGCGCATCGCCTCGTGCGCCGCGACCACTTCCTTCAGGTGGTTGTCGAGATAGAAGGCGTCGTTCATCTGCGCGGTGGCTGTGTCCATCGGGCTGCCGTCCGAGATCGTCACGAGAATGCGCCGTGCCTCGGCGCGAGCGGCGAGCCGCGCGCACGCCCAGTCCACTGCTTCCCCGTCCACGCCTTCGCGAAACAGATCCGCCTTCAGCAACGCGGCGATGGCCGGGCGAGCACGCCGCCAGCTCTCGTCGGCGGACTTGAACACCATGTGGCAGGTTTCGTTCAGACGTCCGGGATGAGGCGGCCGCCCGCCCGCGAGCCAGTCCGCGCGCGCGCGGCCCCCGTTCCACGCGAGCGTCGTGAAGCCGAGCACCTCGGTCGAGATTCCGGCCTGCTCGCATGCGCGCGCGAGCAGATCGACCATCATCGCGACGGGCTCGATATGCGCCTTCATCGACCCCGAGCAATCGATCAGGAAGCCCACCACGCAGTCGCTGCGCGGCTCGAATCGCTCGCGCCTGAACACGCGCCGCTCGGCGGGCGAGCTGACGACCTGCGCGAGGCGTCGGCCGTCGATGCGGCCATCCTCCTCGCCGAATAGCCAGCCATCTCGGCGCGGCACCGCAATCGCCATCTGCAGCGCACGCGCGAGCCGCGCCACGTTGATGCCGCACGCGGCGATGCGTTCGTCGAGCCGCTGCCGATACTCGCGCAGCAGCGTTTCGCGCACGCGCTCAGCGGGCCGGATTTCGCGGTCGTACTGCGTCGTATACGCGCGATAGCCATGCGCTGCGTCGGCCAGCACGCGGCTCACGCCGGTGGACGCAAGCGCGGGCAACTCGACAGTCGACTCGTCGAAGTCGACCCACAGCGAGAACGACGTCAATGCGTCGTCGGATGCGCGCGCTTCGTCGGCGTCGTCGCCGGCCTGTGCCGCGCGCGCGTCTTCGAGCATCGTCGCGACGCGGCGCGCCAGCTCGCGGGCATGCGCCGCGTACGCGCGTTGATCCGCGCGAGTCGCGCGCAGCCCCGCAAGCTGCGCGCCGATCTCCGGCGCGATGCCGGCGCGCGTCGCTTCGATCAGATCTCCCGCCTCGTCGGGCACGGGCCAGCCGCTCACGCGCGACCACACAATCTGCGCCACCGTGTACAGCAGGATGCCGAGGTGACCTTCGGCAAGACCCGCGCGGCAATACGCGCGCGACCACGTTTCGAACCGGTGCCGCAGATTGTCGGCGAGCCCCGGCATGCCGGGCGGCAATTGCGCCTCGCAGCGCACCTGCTCGAACAGCTCGAACAGCAGACGCTCGATCGGGGCATCGGGAGCCAGCAGGCGATGCAACGCCGGGTCGGAGTGAAGCAACCGTTGCGCGGCGGCGTCGGCGGCACCACGCAGCGACGCAAATTCATCCTCGTAGACGTTGCTGCGCAGATGCGGCGCATACAGCGGCAGCGGTCTCGACTCGCGGCAAAGCCGGCCGCCGCGATAATGCAGCGCGGCATCGCCGGTGAGCGCGCGCACGGCAGCCGCGCACAGCGCCTCGCGCCGCAGCGCTCTGCGCACCGCCTCGGGCGTCGGCGCGACACTCACGCGCGCGGCTCCCGTGGTTCATCGCCGTCGCTGCCTTCTCCGTTGGACGCTGTGCCCAGCTCGACGCCGAAGCAGCGCTGGTAATACTCGGCGACGATCGGCCGCTCGGCCTCGTCGCACTTGTTCAGGAACGTCAGACGGAACGCCAGCGCGGGATCGCGGAAAATCTGACAGTTCTCGGCCCAGTCGATGACCGTGCGCGGCGACATCAGCGTGGACAGATCGCCGGTCGCGAACCCTTTGCGCGTCATCGCCGCCATGCTGATCATCGAATCGACCAGTTGCCGGCCCGCGTCGTCGGTCATCTCCGGCACGCGGGCGAGCACGATGCCGGCCTCCTCTTCGCGCGGCAGATAGTTGAGCGTGGCCACCACGTTCCAGCGATCCATCTGCGCGTGATTCAGCATTTGCGTGCCGTGATACAGGCCGTTCAGATTGCCGAGGCCGATCGTATTGGTGGTCGCGAACAGACGAAAGTGCGCGTGCGGCCGGATCACGCGATTCTGGTCGAGCAGCGTGAAGCTGCCGTCGCGCTCGAGGATGCGCTGGATCACGAACATCACGTCGGGGCGACCCGCATCGTATTCGTCGAAGATCAGCGCAACAGGGCGCTGCAGCGCCCACGGTACGATCCCCTCCTGGAACTCAGTGACCTGGCGGCCGTCGCGCACCACGATCGCGTCCTTGCCGACCAGATCGAGCCGGCTGATATGGCCGTCGAGATTCACGCGTACGCAGGGCCAGTTCAGGCGCGCGGCGACCTGTTCGATATGCGTCGATTTGCCGGTGCCGTGCAGCCCTTGCACCATCACCCGCCGATTGCGCGTGAAGCCGGCGAGTATCGCGAGCGTGACTTCGGGGTTGAAGCGATAAGCGTCGTCCACGTCGGGCACGTGGGCGTCGCGCTCGCTGAAGGCCGGCACCATCAGATTCGAATCGAAGCCGAAGCGCTCTCGCACCGGCACCATGCGGTCCGGTCCGTCCATCGCGCGTTCCGAGGTCATCGCTTTCTCCTTGCCGCTTTGATGGCTGAAAAGCCAAGAATACGCGCGTTCAAGGCTTCTCATCCCGTCTGAAATACTGCAGATAAAGCATCCTTTGCCCAATTCGCCGGAACGGCGCAAACGGATGCCCGGGCAGAGGCGTGGTGAAAATCGGCAGCGTCAGTTGCTTGCCCTTGCCCGCGATGTGCTCGGCAAGCCGGCGCCCCGCCTGCTGCGAATAAGACACACCATTGCCACCATAGCCCAGCGCGTAAAACACCGCTTGCCGCGGATCCGGCTGGCACACGCGCGGCATCATGTCGTGGCTCACGTCCACCCAGCCCCACCACGAATAGTCGATCTGTACGCCGCGCAGCGCGGGGAACTTGCGCGCCATGCCTTCCTTCAGCAGATCGAGATGGCGCGGATTGGGCGCGTCCTCGCCGGTAATCGCGCTGCGACTGCCGATCTGGAGCCGGCCATCGGGCAGGAAACGATAGTAAAAGCGCAGCGTGCGCGTGTCCGTCAACACCTGGGTCGTGCGAAAGCCGCAGGCGGCGATCTCGGCTTCGGTCAACGGGCGCGTAACCATCGAGTTCGACAGGATCGGCATGACCTTGCTGCGCAGCGTCGGATGCAACGTCTGCGCCGTATACGCGCCGGTCGCGATACCGACCGCGCGGGCCCGCACGACGCCGCCGGGCGTACGCAGATGGTGCACGCCGTTGATGGTTTCCCAGCCCATCACCGGGCTGCTCGTGTGGACCTTGGCGCCCGCGGCTCGCGCGAGACGCAGATAGCCGAAGGCGAGCTTCAGCGCGTGTATGCCGATGCCTTCGGGCTCGTGTAACGCGCCGGCCGCCTCGTGGTCGTCGATGAATTCGCGGCGAAACGTCTGCGCGCTCAACAGCTCCGACGGGTAGCCGAACACGTCCTTCCAGACCTTCGCCTCGGCGGCGAGCTTCGCCATGATGCGCGGACGGTGTGCGATCAGAAAGTGGCCGCCCGGCTGCGGATCGCAATCGATTTCGGCCACGAGTTGCTTGAAATGATCGAAGCCCTGCTGGATCTCGTCGTGCATCTTGAGCGCGACGTCCTTGCCCCAGCGCTCGATCCATTGCGAGCGCGACAGCCGTCCCGACGCATTCTGTCCCTGTCCGCCGTTACGGCTACTGCAGCCCCAGCTCGTGCGGTTCGCCTCCAGCACCACGGCCTTGATGCCGTGCTCGCGCGCGAGGCACAGCGCGGTGGCGAGCCCCGTGTAGCCCGCGCCGATGATCGCGACATCCACGTCGAGATCCTTGGTGACGGGGCCGTCGTCGGGGGGCGGACTGCCCGCGGTCGCGACCCAGTAGGTCGGCGCGTAATCCTTGCCGACCCCCGGCCCCGGCGACACGAGCGGATCGTACGTGGGGTCGTACCTGGTGGAGCCGGCACGGTTTGCGGCAAAACCGGCGGCGGAATCGACCGTGCTGTATCCCATGATCAATACTCCACGGGCTGCGTGAAGACGGTTGCATGCTGCGCCGCGAGAGCGGTTCCTGTCGACTGCCTGTTCGTCATGCCTGTCTCCTGTCGACCGGAGTTGGCGCTTTAGCTGTCGATCCGGAGTTAGCGCTTTAGCGCTTACTCCGATCCCATGCAAAGCTCTTACTCCGGTCCCATGATGGTTATTGTCGAATAGCGTTGGTGCGTTGGCGGCCTTCTCCGATTCCATGCCAAGCCGTCGTCGTTCTTTGGCACTCTGCTGGGAAAAATTTTAGGCAGACCAGAATCACACAGGTAGAGCCAGTGGCCCGCTATCGCCTGGTACAGCGGCGAGGATCATTTCGATCGCGTATCGGGGTAATCCGCTACGTAAGCCCCCGAGCTTTGCGCTCATACTGAATGCGCGTGAAACTCGAACAATTCGTTTCAGTTTCACGCCCTTCAGGAGGAGACCGATGCGCGACCCAGCGCAACAGACGATGCCGAACCCAGCGCCAAATCCCACGCAAAACCCCGCGCAAAGCCCGGCACAACCAACAGCGCAAAGCAGCGCCCCCGCACCGCGCGAAGAATCGTCGGCGGATGACGCTCGCGTGCTGCGCGCGCTCGTGGTGCTGGAGCACCTGGCGTCCGCGGGCCAGCCGTACACGCTGTCGCAATTGTCCACGCGGCTGCATATTCCGAAGGCGACGCTGCTGCGGCTCATCGATTCGCTGGAAACGCGCGGCTACGTGATCCATATGCCCGATTCGCGCGGCCACGACCGCAGCATTGCGCTGGGCCCGCGCGCGGCGCAGCTCGCGCTCGCCACGCTCGCCAACAACACGTTCACACGTTCGTGCCGCGTGCTGCTGCGCACCTTGGTGGAATCGCTTGGCGAAACCTGCAATCTGACCGCGCTCGACGGCGACCGCGTGCTGTATATCGAACGCGTCGAGACAACGGAGCCGCTGCGCATGGAAATGCGTCCGGGCATGCACGTTCCGCTGCACTGCACCGCGAGCGGCAAGCTCTTTCTGTCGCAGATGAGCGTGCTGGAACGCAACGCGCTGCTCGAACGTCTGGTGCTGACCAAGATGACGCACCGCACCCTGACCGCCCCCAAGACGCTCGTGGCGGAGCTTGAACAGCTCGCGGTGCGCGGCATCGGCATCGACAACGAAGAGTTCGTGCGCGGCATGGTGGCGATCGCGGTGCCGGTGCGCGACCCCACCAGCAAACGCGTGCTCGCCGCGCTCGCCGTGCATGCGCCGACCGCACGCGCGACGCTCGAAGAACTGCTGGAATCGGTGGGCCGTATGAAGCAGACAGCGAGCAGACTCGCACCGCTGCTTCAGGGGCTTTCGCTCGACTGAGCGCGCACCGGGCCGCCACCGGGTGGCCGCCGGGTGGCCACCGTTTCGCCGGCAAAACACTCGCGCTTCGCCTTGGACTTCTGATCCCGTTTCAGCAGTTTCCGTTTCACTTTCGGCCCGTGCATACGATCGACGCTTGCCGTCGGCATCCCGTTCCTCGACATTGATCCGAAAACGCGGCACGTCATGCCGCTCCAGGATTTCGAGGAGACGGGATTCATGGATCATGAGGTCGACTACCTGATCGTCGGCGCCGGATCGGCCGGTTGCGTGCTTGCTCACCGGCTCAGTGCCGATGCGCGCAACGCCGTGCTGCTGCTCGAAGCGGGTGGTGAGGACAGCAACCCGTGGATCCACGTGCCGGTCGGCTACTTCAAGACCATGCACGACCCCGAACTCGACTGGTGCTACCGCACCGAGCCCGACGAAGGCGTGGCCGGACGACAAATCGACTGGCCGCGCGGCAAGGTGCTCGGCGGCTCCAGCTCGCTCAACGGCCTGCTCTACGTGCGCGGGCAGCGTGAGGATTACGATCGCTGGGCGGCGCTCGGCAATCGCGGCTGGAGCTATGCCGAGGTTCTGCCGTATTTCAGGAAGTCGGAAGATCAGGAGCGCGGCGCGAACGCGTGGCACGGCGTAGGCGGACCGCTGAAGGTTTCCGACCTGCGCTTGCGCCGGCCCATCGCCGATCATTTCATCGCCGCCGCGCAGGAAATCGGCATCCCGCTCAATGACGACTACAACGGCGCGGTCCAGGAGGGGGTCGGCTACTTCCAGCAGACGGCCCACAACGGCTTTCGCTGGAGCACCGCGAAGGGCTTTCTGAAACCCGCGCGCAAACGCGGCAATCTGAGCGTCGAAACGCGGGCGCAGGCGAGCCGGATACTGTTCGAAGGGCGTCGCGCGGTCGGCGTCGAGTATCTGCAGAACGGCGTGAAAAAGCGCGCGCGGGCACGCGTCGAAGTCATTCTCGCTTCCGGCGCGATCGGCTCGCCGCAGATTCTTCAGCATTCCGGAGTGGGCCCCGCGCAGGTGTTGCGCGACGCCGGCGTTGCCGTGCTGCACGACTTGCCGGGCGTCGGCCGGAACCTGCAGGACCATCTGCAGGTACGGCTCGTATTCCGCACGCGCGAGCGCACGCTCAACGACGAGGTCAACCATCCGTTGCGCAAGGCGTGGATCGGGTTGCAATACGCGCTGTGGCGCACCGGGCCGCTGACGCTGGCGGCCAGCCAGGTCGC
Proteins encoded in this window:
- a CDS encoding cobaltochelatase CobT-related protein; the encoded protein is MSVAPTPEAVRRALRREALCAAAVRALTGDAALHYRGGRLCRESRPLPLYAPHLRSNVYEDEFASLRGAADAAAQRLLHSDPALHRLLAPDAPIERLLFELFEQVRCEAQLPPGMPGLADNLRHRFETWSRAYCRAGLAEGHLGILLYTVAQIVWSRVSGWPVPDEAGDLIEATRAGIAPEIGAQLAGLRATRADQRAYAAHARELARRVATMLEDARAAQAGDDADEARASDDALTSFSLWVDFDESTVELPALASTGVSRVLADAAHGYRAYTTQYDREIRPAERVRETLLREYRQRLDERIAACGINVARLARALQMAIAVPRRDGWLFGEEDGRIDGRRLAQVVSSPAERRVFRRERFEPRSDCVVGFLIDCSGSMKAHIEPVAMMVDLLARACEQAGISTEVLGFTTLAWNGGRARADWLAGGRPPHPGRLNETCHMVFKSADESWRRARPAIAALLKADLFREGVDGEAVDWACARLAARAEARRILVTISDGSPMDTATAQMNDAFYLDNHLKEVVAAHEAMRDVDVIGLGVGLDLSPYYRHCVALDSGETLDMARLIGLAQWIGAPR
- a CDS encoding AAA family ATPase, translated to MTSERAMDGPDRMVPVRERFGFDSNLMVPAFSERDAHVPDVDDAYRFNPEVTLAILAGFTRNRRVMVQGLHGTGKSTHIEQVAARLNWPCVRVNLDGHISRLDLVGKDAIVVRDGRQVTEFQEGIVPWALQRPVALIFDEYDAGRPDVMFVIQRILERDGSFTLLDQNRVIRPHAHFRLFATTNTIGLGNLNGLYHGTQMLNHAQMDRWNVVATLNYLPREEEAGIVLARVPEMTDDAGRQLVDSMISMAAMTRKGFATGDLSTLMSPRTVIDWAENCQIFRDPALAFRLTFLNKCDEAERPIVAEYYQRCFGVELGTASNGEGSDGDEPREPRA
- a CDS encoding NAD(P)/FAD-dependent oxidoreductase, whose translation is MGYSTVDSAAGFAANRAGSTRYDPTYDPLVSPGPGVGKDYAPTYWVATAGSPPPDDGPVTKDLDVDVAIIGAGYTGLATALCLAREHGIKAVVLEANRTSWGCSSRNGGQGQNASGRLSRSQWIERWGKDVALKMHDEIQQGFDHFKQLVAEIDCDPQPGGHFLIAHRPRIMAKLAAEAKVWKDVFGYPSELLSAQTFRREFIDDHEAAGALHEPEGIGIHALKLAFGYLRLARAAGAKVHTSSPVMGWETINGVHHLRTPGGVVRARAVGIATGAYTAQTLHPTLRSKVMPILSNSMVTRPLTEAEIAACGFRTTQVLTDTRTLRFYYRFLPDGRLQIGSRSAITGEDAPNPRHLDLLKEGMARKFPALRGVQIDYSWWGWVDVSHDMMPRVCQPDPRQAVFYALGYGGNGVSYSQQAGRRLAEHIAGKGKQLTLPIFTTPLPGHPFAPFRRIGQRMLYLQYFRRDEKP
- a CDS encoding IclR family transcriptional regulator, with translation MRDPAQQTMPNPAPNPTQNPAQSPAQPTAQSSAPAPREESSADDARVLRALVVLEHLASAGQPYTLSQLSTRLHIPKATLLRLIDSLETRGYVIHMPDSRGHDRSIALGPRAAQLALATLANNTFTRSCRVLLRTLVESLGETCNLTALDGDRVLYIERVETTEPLRMEMRPGMHVPLHCTASGKLFLSQMSVLERNALLERLVLTKMTHRTLTAPKTLVAELEQLAVRGIGIDNEEFVRGMVAIAVPVRDPTSKRVLAALAVHAPTARATLEELLESVGRMKQTASRLAPLLQGLSLD
- a CDS encoding GMC family oxidoreductase; translated protein: MDHEVDYLIVGAGSAGCVLAHRLSADARNAVLLLEAGGEDSNPWIHVPVGYFKTMHDPELDWCYRTEPDEGVAGRQIDWPRGKVLGGSSSLNGLLYVRGQREDYDRWAALGNRGWSYAEVLPYFRKSEDQERGANAWHGVGGPLKVSDLRLRRPIADHFIAAAQEIGIPLNDDYNGAVQEGVGYFQQTAHNGFRWSTAKGFLKPARKRGNLSVETRAQASRILFEGRRAVGVEYLQNGVKKRARARVEVILASGAIGSPQILQHSGVGPAQVLRDAGVAVLHDLPGVGRNLQDHLQVRLVFRTRERTLNDEVNHPLRKAWIGLQYALWRTGPLTLAASQVAIFTRSSAAAERPDIQFHMQPLSADKPGQGAHPFSAFTASVCQLRPHSRGSVEIRSADPLQYPAIRANYLSDPRDHPVVIGGIRVARRIAAAPSLAPHIVSEFVPGERYQSDAELLDAARQFSQSIYHPAGTCKMGRDATAVVDERLRVHGLAALRVVDASIMPELVSGNTNAPVIMIAEKAADMILEDHASGSLLQPEHAEAHS